AGGCATACCTTTATTATGAAACTATAAATAAACTATTTTATCCTTTTTGGATGAATTGGTGACTcctgtgtttttaatgtaaaaacagCCTGATGTTTACACATTAGGCATCCCACAGCATCCTTTATTTTGGTGTTAAATGCAGGTTTAGTTAAAGAGCCCGTTAATTCAATAATCTGGCAGGTTTAATAGGATTTGACAATCAGAATTTGCTGATGGAATTAAGGTAAATGATAAGAAGGATTTGTTGAAACTTCGGTAGAAATAAACCTTTAAATGTTCCTAGATCACAAGGATTGGATTGTGGTGCAGCTGCTACCCACGGAGATATGatatttgtttgtcttttcagtCATATTTAGAGATATAGTAGAAAATACGAGCATCGAGGAACATATATCCTTTTTGTGCGACATAAAATGACATCAATCATTGTTTAAATATTGAATTTAGACTCAGGCCAGTGTGATGTGTCCTGACGCTCCCTCTACAGGAAACAAGGTTCAAAGATGCAGGCTGTGTGCTGCTTTCCCGTGCCGTAGGAAATTGCAGGTGTAACCAAGAACGACATGTAGGATCGTGAAGTACTACTGAAATATTTGAAGGCGATAGTAAAGCACACGACGAGCCACAAAATATTAGAAAAACGTTCCAAGAAACCAGTCTTTGTAAAGTGCACCAAGTGGCGCTCTTTGAGTTTAGCATGGACGTTTCCGAGGGGCCTTGAATGCATCACCAAAGCAGAGGACAAGCAGCCAGTTTCAAGCGCCGCATCAGACAGGCATGGTTTTTCCTCATCGCTTAGTTTTGGGTCATGGCTAAACAGTACGACTTCTTGTTCCGGCTGCTCATGCTCGGAGACTCGGGGGTTGGGAAGACTTGCATGTTGCGCCGGTTCACGGAAAGTGACTTTGACACTACACACATTTCCACCATCGGTAAGCCATCCAACAGGTTTTCAGTGAAGCTTTCTCCAAAACTCATCATatcagtttttttccccacaggtTGAACCGGTTAAACACCGGGAAATTCTTTTCTCTGGATGAATGTAGATGCAGGGGTTTTAAAATTCAGAGCATTTTATTTTAGCGTTCCCATTTGTTCAGAATGTAAAAGTGGGCCTACTTATAGGATTAAAGGGCCTCAAGTTCAAACAGCCTCACATGGGAAAAGTTTGCCTTGAAGGTTTTCTGTTGCCCACACTAAAGCACAATGAAAGTATAAGATGTAATGTTTTTGCTTAATTAAAGGTTAGACACGTAGAAGAGGTCTGATACAGTACGTCTCTGTCACGAGCGCACTGGAAATGGGAAAGGAGACGATTATTTCTTCTGCTCTCAAATTATTTGATATCCTATCTTATATTTTTCCCCTTGATTGGAACTTGCGGATTGATGAGGCCATTAGTGCTTTATATCAATACTGCCACTTTTCCTGATTGTGTCACATACTAATGAGTTGGAACAAAATGTGGTAGGCCCTGTTTGCCCTCTTTACCTGTTAGACTGTGAAGCATAATCCGGGTCAAGTCTCAGCAGAAAATGCAGAGTGGAAAGGCTTTACATGGGATTTGGATATTTGGAATAGTGTCTGATGATGAAATCATTGCTAAAAGAAAATCACCCGCCGTGCCTTTAGATCTGCATCAGGCAGTGAGAGAAGCGCTGGAACAAAAGGATACTGATATGCAGGATGAATGGACAGCTTTGCATATGTTACATAAACACAGATTCTTACATGATAAAAGTGAACAATTGCAAAAAGAGGAAAGCCATCCTTAAGGCGAAACAGAAACGGGCTACAGGAGGAGCTCATTCACAGACACTGAAAACATTAAGATCGTGATTTGATTGTTATGTAAAGTAGGTGCATTTTCAGATTCAGTAGCACCTCTTCATTTCACTCAAACTGGACTAGGAAGCTGCATCAccaacaaaaatgtatttatggtCAATGATCATGTGAAATGCCTGACAGAAAACTTTTTTATGAGCACAATAATGAGATTGGATTACACAGTGTTTATTGATTCCACAAATTGTGATGGCAGCAAAAcggaaagaaaaagacaaatgttCAGGGTTTTATGTTAAATGTAACAGAGCCAAATATAGAAGGAAACGGAGAACAGGTTACAAATTGTCCAACTGATCAGAATCACatgcttcctttttttctgctccaCTTCTTTCCTATTCTAACTTCAATGATGCCACTAGTGTCAAAAAATCTTATAAATATCCATCACAGGAGCCAAATGAAAGAATCTTCTAGTTGTTGGGCAGATAACCTCATATTTGACtccagaatactttggtatacagaggagttcatggtcgactcaatgactgcaaggtgcccaggtcctgtagctgtaaaacaagcccaaatcatcacccctccaccaccgtacGTGACAGATGGTGTGAGgggtttgtgctgatatgctgtgtttggtcttTGCCAAATGTAGTGCTGTGCAtcatggccaaacatctccacctTGGTCTGGTTTGTCCAAAAGACATTGGAGGTGCGATGGTTTGTACGATCTGGGTCCTTGCTGCCTCTTACAGCAAGAATGTCCCGTGTTCAAAGCAGCTGGCCGGTTGGTCTCTCTGTTCCTGCATGGGTTCCTTCCAGGTTCTCTGCTTTCCCccatagtccaaagacatgcatggctGGCAAATTGGTGAATCTAAATTGGCTCTAGGACGAATATGCTAATTTAAGcatgtagagtctgagatgtagctccgGGGGTTTTTGCCATTTCTCTTAACTTAGACTACTTGCTGTGATATCCACTTCTGGAAAAAATGTGGCATTCGCACAGATCAGCGAATGTTTCACAACTTCTGGTTTTATAGATGTGAtgacacttgctgatgatcagttaagtACATCTAAGTACACTTCCTCACAGGCATGCAGAGAGTCTTTAACATGACTGTATATAGTGTAGGATCAGAAATTCGTGTCTTATCTTTGAGTGGATTTTGACTCTGTTGGCATGATGAAAACTAAATAagaagtagattaaaagaactgcTTGAATAGAAACCAGTAAAGTTACATGTTGCAAACCTTTATTCTGTCTCCTAGCAGTGCCGTTTACACCAGTTGAGATAATGGTATCTCCGAGCAATCCTCAATGAACCTCAGTGACATTTGTTGCCAGTTTGTGATTGTATTTTTGAAGGTGGCATCCCAGCTTACATCTGtatttgcattttgtttgttttggtcagGAATTGATTTTAAGATGAAAACACTCGAGGTAGATGGAACCAAGGTGCGAGTACAGATATGGTAAgtgacatttttctttcatggcaTTCACGCTTGCTGCCATGGGTGATTCCCTTTTGCTGATATGTGTTTGTTCCTCCATGCAGGGACACAGCTGGTCAGGAGCGCTATCAGACCATCACCAAACAGTACTACAGGAGAGCGCAAGTATGAGCAGCCAAGAGTAAACTTAGATTTCTGTAACGCAGCTTTGACTCCTAAATCCTCTTTCCCCTTTTTGTGCAGGGTATCATCTTTGTCTACGACATCACAGACAAGCTGTCCTTTAAGCACATAGCCAAGTGGGTCAGTGATGTGGATGAAGTAAGGCAATCTGCACTCTGTTCGCTGCCCATCGCAGCTGTCCAGTATTTGTGTTCTGGCTGACTGAACTTTAGCTGCTTGCTAAACAATCAGTGGCTTAGAGTGACTGACAGGATGAAGTCCACTATCCCTGTGCTTAACTtcaatttttgttgttgttttcttttagtatACTACCCAAAAAATGGAGACCATATTGATAGGAAACAAATGTGATGATTCACTCAGGAGGGAAGTGTCAAAGAACCAAGGAACCAAGGTTTGATTGAGCCTTTAATTTGTAGGTTGTGTTTTAAGTACTCAACATCATAATATACATTTCTCCCATATTGTAAGTCAGTCTCCTGGTGGCCTTCAGTTTCTTCCGGGAAACTTCCTTAAACTTGATGATAATTACTGTAATACCTGTGCTGGAAAGCTTTGTGtgtttcataaatgtcacctaAGCTGCCAGATCAGCTCGAAACACCGTCTACACAAACAATCCACACACCTGCATACAAATTCAACCTGTCTGTCGGGCAACGTGGCAACTCGATTCGAGAAGTGTGCGCACAACTATCTCTGTGCTGGCAGGCATTTGGATGCTGGCCATCTTAGTTGTTTCTGTTGCTCAGACAGCCTCAGGCCTTTTTGCCGCAAAGACACGGTGAAGACTTTAAAACACTCCGAAATAAATTCCGGACGGTTGTACAGATCTTGTGTGTGATGAGTAGTTGTTCATGTTGTAGAAACACGAAAATGAACTCTTTCTGACCCTGTTAAAGTAGACAATGAATTACAGCCAAATGTCATTCATCAGAGTGAATGTTCCTCCGAGCTCTTCACACAGACCAGGACCATCTAGGTACTAAATACTACAAAATATTCAGTTATACTAGACTCAGTCGCTGCTCTCATGTTGGGAATAATGTTGACTTTATTtttgaggtttaaaaaaaaaaagggttttgcATATTGGGGAAGAACTTTTATTGAGAAAACGTGCAATATGGTTGTAGCATAACTTATTTCAGGGAGAAAAGCCTTTTAGAGGCACTACTATCAAAGTCCCAGCTTCCGAAAACTAATAGTTGATACCAGGATGTCTCTTAAAATAGAATACTGTTCTGTAATATGCGCTTCAATGTTGTCTGTAGTTAGCAGGATCCTATGGGATGGAGTTCTTTGAAACCAGTGCCTCCAAGAATATCAACATCAGTGAGGTAGTGGATGTTCTTGGTAACATTTTTTCTGGGTAATTCCCTGCCacattctgttttctttcttccttcttcCTCCAGTCATTCAAACGTCTGACAGAACTCGTGCTACAGGCTCACAAGAGGGACGTGGACAACCTGTTGGGATCTCTGGACAGCTATCTGGATAAGGCAGGTCTGGAGGAAGACAAAGAGAGCACAGTCCCTCACTGTCCTCAGAGGAGCTGCGCCTGTTAGAAACAAGATGGCCATCATGGTGCCACAGCTTATGGCTGAAGGCGCTCTGACTTGATTCAGTCCCCCTCTGCCCTCTTTGTAGATGCGGAGACCTGTTGCCCCAGGGGTTTAAGGAATGGGTTTCACTttttgtaagtttttttttttttttttgaatcacACTGTGTTAAATTGTTAAATGCGTTTAGAAGGAGCTACCAGCAGAGGGCCAATTTTGTTCCATGATCACTGGATCTTAAAGCCGGTGAGGTTCCTGGAGAACACGGTTTTGTGTAATAAAACTATCCATACCCACAATTTCTTCCTTTAAAATACAGGTTTGCACCAAGCACCACTTGTTCATcacattttgttaaaaaaaaattttttaaattgaataatTTGGTTGGTGCTGTAGGTGAATTGTAGGTTCAAATCAACAATCGTTTATTTGAGGAGGGCGGAGGAAGAGGATGGAGGCAATGACGAAGAAGCCGGAGGGACAGAGCTGAATTATTTACACCTTGAAATTCAAACCCAGCAGGGGTGGAGTTATTTACACAATTGACTATCCTCCTTTGACGGAGACTCTGTCGTGCCATGTTCGAAGACCTCGAATGCTTGCTCATGCATTATCATCCCGAATGTGTGCATTTGCGTTACAAATGTGATTGGCATTGTGTGCTAAAGGAGTGTTACCGCTCTTTGAAGTAATGTACTCAGGCTCTGCCAAGTTGCCACTTgtatgtaatttttaaaaaaaatgatgtgtgCAGGTTGttacaaaaaataacaaaaccgCTGTACGGGTTAATAAATTAAAGTTTTCATATTAAAGCTAATGAGATGTGTCGGGATCTTGCTGAGTCATTACATTAGAATGCAAGGAGTGAAGTCAAGTCCTGAAAGAGTTCAGACAGtagattcattcatttttaatcaccCTCTGTGAAAGACGGGGGATCATGTTAAATTTTTGATGACAGCGAAAACTGATACATGTCACAGAGATGCCGTAAAGTAGGGTAGTATGTGCAAGTTTTACCCTAAAACACTCTTTGAAAATACAATTACATTCACTCCTAGAAAGTCAAAGTTTACTtgataaaattttaaaaatcttaCCCTAGTAGGAAGACACACACAATCAGTTACATTACTCTATCTCGAACTTCTTCAGAGTATAGGATGGCAGATGGAGATCACTTTCCCGCAGGGCCATTTGATCCTTGTCAAAGGCAACTTTCTGCCCTAAATGAATCAGGTGACCAAGAGTTTGGATACAGGCAGCTCGAGATCCCCTCTGCCTCCACTGTGGCAGAACCAGAAGACGAGATGACGTTCATTGCGAAGACTTTCTACGACCTGAGGGCCACCACGCTGGAGGGAGACTCGGTGGACTTCAACGTCTTCAGAGGACGGGTGGTCCTCATAGAGAATGTGGCCTCGCTCTGAGGAACCACCACCCGGGACTTCAGCGAGCTCAACCAGCTGCAGAGCAAGTACCCCCATCGGCTGGTGGTCCTGGGTTTTCCTTGCAACCAGTTTGGCTATCAGGTGAGTTCAGCAGCGGAGTTTGAAGTCACTTAAAAACCTCTAAAATGTATTAATTCATGTACCAGTTATGTGTTATTGTTAAAATCTGCAGTAAATTTCCAGTTCTGTTTCAAATACATAAATACCACTTCacagacattttccttttcctgaTCCTACCTGGGTCAGGTTTGAGTTAATAAAAGTCTGACTTGTATTATTGGCATTAGTGTATTTCCTCTTTCCTAAAGCAAGTCACAGGAATTGCATCATTTAATAGTGTGCAAACTGTATCTGGTACTGATGGTTTCATACTGAAGTAGGATTTTAATCATCTTCGCTATCATAATGAAACCAATGAATGCTTGTTCTGCAGGAGAACTGCACCAATGGTGAAATCCTGAATTCACTGCAGCATGTGCGTCCAGGCGGAGGCTTCAAGCCCATCTTTACCATCTTCGAGAAGTGTGACGTCAATGGAACAAGCACCCACCCAGTTTTTGCCTATCTGAAAGACAAACTCCCCTATCCCGATGACGACCCAAATTCTCTCATTCAGGACCCCAAATTTCTGGTTTGGAGCCCCATCAGCAGGACGGATATCTCCTGGAACTTTGAGAAATTCCTCATCGGGCCAGAGGGAGAACCCTTTAAGCGATACAGCAAAAAATTCCCCACCATTGACATAGAACCTGACATTCAAAGACTGCTAAGATTAACTAAGACCTAAGAATAGTCTCCATCTCTTAATGACTTCTCATCCATAACTCTCAAAGCTGTCATGCTGTCCTCCACACCGTTGAGCCTTATTAAATGAGGGTGATGTTCTAAAAAAGAATAAGGGAATATCATCGGAGGCCTTATAAGTGCTTAACAGTTGTGGATGAATGAACAGTGTAGTTAAAAGTTTACGCAAATGTACATTATGCATGAGGCAAATGATCActttgatggggtttttttacgTCCTTTTGTTTCTTGTCCTTTTCCTGTTCGTCCAGCAGATGGTGCTGCTGATTTAATCCTAATCTTCTCCCGTGAATTAACATTCATCACACACATAATGTTTGCACTGGAATAAAACCTTCAAACCAAATTCGTCTCCCACTGAGGTGTGATTTTTAATTGGACCATATATAAACACCGCAAGACACCATAAAGATGCGCTCCTCTGATGTAAGCACGACCAAAATAGAGCTGGAGTAGGCATAATAATGAAGCTTTAAATACAGTGGGGAGGATGTGGAATTATTTGAAACACCCTTTCAAATAATTCACAGCGCAATCTTCTGATTATGCATCCTCTTGCCCGATgaatccctttttttttttttattatctcaGAGCCTCCCACTCTAATTTTCcagacctacatttttaaagtaaaaacatgCTGAAACCATGCAGCTACATGAATACTTTATCACTACAGTGACACCTTAAGACAAACCCAAAGTCATGCATGTAGGTTAAACAGTGACCTTGTTAGCTGTGTTATGAACTGCCATGCAGCTTTAGCTTTTTATGCAAAGTCTGCACTGTTTGCAAGGCCTGCTTTGGAGGTTCGCGCAGGGCTTTGTGCACATATGCTGACATCTACGTCAGCACAACAGGCCACACGGTGACCTCATGGCAGGTGGGTACATTTAGAAACATTAAAGTGATACATTTCACGGGTTTTACTTCCACTCATAGTGGCTGTGGTTATTGTAGCCATAGTCTCTTtgcatattatatttacatgttcATGCTGTCGCGATGCTCCAGGACATTTGATTTCCCTCAGTATGACTGCAAGGAAAAGCTTCACGCCTGTTGGGGAGAAGCAAATATTAGAGGAGCTGCGCCAGGGGCCTCTCCCTATACCCTCTACACTTCTCCCATCTACTCACAGCTTGCAGAAAAATTTCACCAAAGATCAGTTATTTTGAACAGGTGACTCACTCTcacttcatccatccatccatccatccatc
Above is a window of Oreochromis niloticus isolate F11D_XX linkage group LG19, O_niloticus_UMD_NMBU, whole genome shotgun sequence DNA encoding:
- the LOC100700914 gene encoding ras-related protein Rab-15 isoform X1; the protein is MAKQYDFLFRLLMLGDSGVGKTCMLRRFTESDFDTTHISTIGIDFKMKTLEVDGTKVRVQIWDTAGQERYQTITKQYYRRAQGIIFVYDITDKLSFKHIAKWVSDVDEYTTQKMETILIGNKCDDSLRREVSKNQGTKLAGSYGMEFFETSASKNINISESFKRLTELVLQAHKRDVDNLLGSLDSYLDKAGLEEDKESTVPHCPQRSCAC
- the LOC100700914 gene encoding ras-related protein Rab-15 isoform X2; translated protein: MAKQYDFLFRLLMLGDSGVGKTCMLRRFTESDFDTTHISTIGIDFKMKTLEVDGTKVRVQIWDTAGQERYQTITKQYYRRAQGIIFVYDITDKLSFKHIAKWYTTQKMETILIGNKCDDSLRREVSKNQGTKLAGSYGMEFFETSASKNINISESFKRLTELVLQAHKRDVDNLLGSLDSYLDKAGLEEDKESTVPHCPQRSCAC
- the LOC100700914 gene encoding ras-related protein Rab-15 isoform X3, which codes for MAKQYDFLFRLLMLGDSGVGKTCMLRRFTESDFDTTHISTIGIDFKMKTLEVDGTKVRVQIWDTAGQERYQTITKQYYRRAQGIIFVYDITDKLSFKHIAKWVSDVDEYTTQKMETILIGNKCDDSLRREVSKNQGTKSFKRLTELVLQAHKRDVDNLLGSLDSYLDKAGLEEDKESTVPHCPQRSCAC
- the LOC100700914 gene encoding ras-related protein Rab-15 isoform X4; translated protein: MAKQYDFLFRLLMLGDSGVGKTCMLRRFTESDFDTTHISTIGIDFKMKTLEVDGTKVRVQIWDTAGQERYQTITKQYYRRAQGIIFVYDITDKLSFKHIAKWYTTQKMETILIGNKCDDSLRREVSKNQGTKSFKRLTELVLQAHKRDVDNLLGSLDSYLDKAGLEEDKESTVPHCPQRSCAC
- the gpx2 gene encoding glutathione peroxidase 2; the protein is MADGDHFPAGPFDPCQRQLSALNESGDQEFGYRQLEIPSASTVAEPEDEMTFIAKTFYDLRATTLEGDSVDFNVFRGRVVLIENVASLUGTTTRDFSELNQLQSKYPHRLVVLGFPCNQFGYQENCTNGEILNSLQHVRPGGGFKPIFTIFEKCDVNGTSTHPVFAYLKDKLPYPDDDPNSLIQDPKFLVWSPISRTDISWNFEKFLIGPEGEPFKRYSKKFPTIDIEPDIQRLLRLTKT